One Eurosta solidaginis isolate ZX-2024a chromosome 5, ASM4086904v1, whole genome shotgun sequence DNA segment encodes these proteins:
- the LOC137253577 gene encoding uncharacterized protein isoform X1 — protein MDKHILDSSGKATISNDGATIKKLLDKIITQRSVLKWYKLIWKRYFVTKTLEDYRALSAVVQQNITWIKATTPAKEPVSCQRFSLDLEEDLQTLLEARAAPRVANVDQHESNVAVSGNAMNKIFEMEDENKSNNANTIKRIPYNNKRTSDESFMALEKMCDKTASDPDSTLFKYIHSENKDMVKEDAKKRSADGNSVIMISG, from the exons atggacaagcatattctTGATTCCAGTGgcaaggccacaatttcaaatgatggggcaaccattaagaaactattggataaaataataacacaacgtagcgtgctcaagtggtataagcttatctggaaaagatatttcgtaacgaaaaccctggaagattaccgcgccttgtctgctgtggttcaacaaaatataacttggat aaaggctacaacgcctgctaaagagccggtatcttgccaacgctttagcttggatttagaggaggatctacaaactttgctagaagcacgcgcagctcctcgtgtagcgaatgtggatcaacacgagagtaacgttgctgttagcggaaatgcaatgaacaaaatatttgaaatggaggatgaaaataaatccaacaatgcAAACACTATAAAGAGGATTCCTTATAATAATAAACGTACGTCTGATGAAAGTTTTAtggctttggaaaaaatgtgtgataaaacagcatccgatcctgacagcacactatttaagtacatacatagcgaGAACAAGGATATGGTTAAAGAAGATGCTAAAAAGCGCAGCGCCGATGGAAATTCGGTAATAATGATTTCAGGATGA
- the LOC137253577 gene encoding uncharacterized protein isoform X2: MDKHILDSSGKATISNDGATIKKLLDKIITQRSVLKWYKLIWKRYFVTKTLEDYRALSAVVQQNITWIKATTPAKEPVSCQRFSLDLEEDLQTLLEARAAPRVANVDQHESNVAVSGNAMNKIFEMEDENKSNNANTIKRIPYNNKHPICKVGSIERVRRR, encoded by the exons atggacaagcatattctTGATTCCAGTGgcaaggccacaatttcaaatgatggggcaaccattaagaaactattggataaaataataacacaacgtagcgtgctcaagtggtataagcttatctggaaaagatatttcgtaacgaaaaccctggaagattaccgcgccttgtctgctgtggttcaacaaaatataacttggat aaaggctacaacgcctgctaaagagccggtatcttgccaacgctttagcttggatttagaggaggatctacaaactttgctagaagcacgcgcagctcctcgtgtagcgaatgtggatcaacacgagagtaacgttgctgttagcggaaatgcaatgaacaaaatatttgaaatggaggatgaaaataaatccaacaatgcAAACACTATAAAGAGGATTCCTTATAATAATAAAC ATCCTATATGCAAGGTGGGAAGTATCGAAAGAGTACGACGGCGTTAG
- the LOC137253577 gene encoding uncharacterized protein isoform X5 — MQRKATTPAKEPVSCQRFSLDLEEDLQTLLEARAAPRVANVDQHESNVAVSGNAMNKIFEMEDENKSNNANTIKRIPYNNKRTSDESFMALEKMCDKTASDPDSTLFKYIHSENKDMVKEDAKKRSADGNSVIMISG; from the exons atgcaacg aaaggctacaacgcctgctaaagagccggtatcttgccaacgctttagcttggatttagaggaggatctacaaactttgctagaagcacgcgcagctcctcgtgtagcgaatgtggatcaacacgagagtaacgttgctgttagcggaaatgcaatgaacaaaatatttgaaatggaggatgaaaataaatccaacaatgcAAACACTATAAAGAGGATTCCTTATAATAATAAACGTACGTCTGATGAAAGTTTTAtggctttggaaaaaatgtgtgataaaacagcatccgatcctgacagcacactatttaagtacatacatagcgaGAACAAGGATATGGTTAAAGAAGATGCTAAAAAGCGCAGCGCCGATGGAAATTCGGTAATAATGATTTCAGGATGA
- the LOC137254014 gene encoding glutaminyl-peptide cyclotransferase-like has translation MGWSVEYDTFCATVPILGPVSFHNIIAKLNPNAERFLVPACHYDGKYFADFKFLGATGSAVPCAMLLNMAHVLRAALAPFRNTKLSLMFIFFDGEESTEGVGGPAYSLYGFRHLANLWKADGTLNSLDILVTLDNIGLGDTTFHSLFANTEAWFSRLIALEERWSNAKPRINPKRYFKTNPISHILEGGHIPFLEQNVPILHLSPPYLPRVWHTKDDEGSIIRYVAKNQISRIIRLFTMEYLLSGLKQSMHNTQN, from the coding sequence ATGGGATGGTCTGTTGAGTATGATACATTTTGTGCGACAGTGCCTATTTTGGGCCCAGTAAGTTTTCATAACATAATTGCAAAACTCAATCCAAACGCGGAACGTTTTCTAGTACCAGCGTGCCACTATGATGGCAAATATTTTGCAGATTTTAAATTTCTAGGCGCTACAGGCTCCGCAGTACCATGTGCTATGCTGCTTAATATGGCGCACGTTTTACGTGCAGCGCTTGCACCATTTCGTAACACAAAGCTAAGTTTAATGTTTATTTTCTTTGATGGTGAAGAGTCTACAGAGGGGGTCGGTGGCCCCGCCTATTCCCTTTATGGGTTTCGTCATTTAGCTAACCTTTGGAAAGCGGATGGTACTTTAAATAGTTTAGATATATTAGTAACATTGGATAATATTGGTTTAGGCGATACGACATTTCATAGTTTATTTGCAAATACTGAAGCATGGTTTTCACGTCTCATAGCGTTGGAAGAGCGTTGGTCAAATGCCAAGCCTCGCATTAATCCAAAACGCTACTTTAAAACTAATCCCATTTCTCATATTTTAGAGGGTGGTCATATACCATTCCTAGAACAGAACGTACCAATATTGCATCTATCACCACCGTATCTCCCAAGAGTATGGCATACTAAAGACGATGAAGGGTCAATAATTCGTTACGTTGCTAAGAATCAAATATCGCGTATAATACGTTTATTTACAATGGAATACCTGCTCAGCGGTTTAAAGCAATCAATGCATAATACACAGAACTAA
- the LOC137253577 gene encoding tRNA (guanine(26)-N(2))-dimethyltransferase-like isoform X4: MRHNGVEHLIVPSEGDAMTLMYLSTSYEKRFDVIDLDPYGCPNRFLDGAIQSLTSGGSLLVNANDMAVLAGNTPEACNAKYSSVPLRMKCCHDMGLRILLHCIETHSNRYGKYIEPLLSISANFYIPVFVRMHSSQAKCKYSMSKQ, encoded by the exons atgcgacacaatggagtggaacatttaattgtgccaagcgaaggggatgcaat gactctcatgtacctttcaacttcatatgagaagcgtttcgatgttatagacctagatccttatggttgtccgaatcgctttctggatggcgctatacaatcactgacgagtgggggttcattacttgtaaatgcgaatgatatggctgtgctggcaggcaatacgcctgaagcctgcaatgccaaatatagttctgtgcctttgcgtatgaaatgctgccatgatatgggattgcgtatactattgcattgcattgaaacgcactctaatcgttatggaaaatatattgagccacttttgagcatttctgccaatttttatatacccgtatttgtgcgtatgcatagtagtcaagcgaagtgtaaatatagcatgag caaacaatga
- the mRpS31 gene encoding small ribosomal subunit protein mS31: protein MIFLRWTTPLRLRVLTPRVSGAHHFREDTADESNKTKSKSEKKTEAVQQEQETSKAAADASEEPAITRLNRLLASMPTETPYSLSNKSANATIAQPGSAHKKRKEASKDELKKKDIFVAAKRVADLATGGEQKQLVESELLAKLLGHNQEGSVKSTSTDDTQTKPTNDLSLSELIVGMKIDRTQHPKEQTRGEFVRRSIASKSKQQQEYQQYQRQPREASKERKREAATYTGSVNLYGSEPLGIFKNPGELRDMPDMLTTWAHLQENELKLLVTHPPANYFEKIALWTEQGKVWHFPIDNEQDLSIEVDVDFSEHIFLEQHLEGWCPERGPIRHYMELVCVGLSKNPYVTAKEKKEHILWYRDYFESKKDILKDLISQETQNKAGTAEVKKKVTA, encoded by the exons ATGATCTTTCTACGCTGGACTACACCATTGCGTCTACG GGTGCTGACACCGCGTGTATCTGGCGCACATCATTTCAGAGAAGATACAGCAGACGAGtctaacaaaacaaaatcaaaatcagaAAAGAAAACTGAAGCAGTACAGCAAGAGCAGGAAACAAGCAAAGCTGCTGCTGATGCCAGTGAAGAGCCAGCCATTACCAGACTTAACCGCTTATTGGCTAGCATGCCTACGGAAACACCGTACTCTTTGAGCAATAAAAGTGCTAATGCAACCATAGCTCAACCAGGAAGTGCTCACAAGAAGCGAAAGGAGGCGTCAAAAGACGAATTGAAAAAGAAAGATATTTTTGTAGCAGCCAAACGTGTAGCTGATCTAGCAACTGGAGGTGAACAAAAACAGCTAGTCGAATCAGAGTTGTTGGCAAAATTATTGGGTCATAATCAAGAGGGAAGTGTTAAAAGTACAAGTACAGATGATACACAAACTAAGCCAACTAACGATTTAAGCTTAAG CGAACTAATTGTTGGCATGAAAATCGATCGTACGCAACATCCCAAAGAGCAAACGCGTGGTGAATTTGTTCGACGCTCCATTGCATCCAAGTCTAAACAACAACAAGAATACCAGCAATATCAAAGGCAGCCACGCGAAGCGTCCAAAGAACGTAAACGAGAAGCTGCCACATACACTGGTAGCGTGAATTTATACGGCTCTGAACCCTTAGGTATTTTCAAAAATCCAGGTGAATTACGTGATATGCCCGATATGCTTACCACCTGGGCACATTTGCAAGAAAACGAACTAAAACTATTAGTAACACATCCACCggcaaattattttgaaaaaattgcgCTATGGACAGAGCAGGGTAAAGTATGGCATTTTCCCATTGATAATGAGCAAGATTTAAGTATTGAAGTAGATGTAGACTTTTCTGAGCATATTTTCCTCGAACAACACTTAGAAGGCTGGTGCCCTGAACGGGGACCTATACGCCATTACATGGAATTAGTATGTGTGGGTCTTTCAAAAAATCCGTATGTAACAGCAAAAGAGAAGAAGGAGCACATACTTTGGTATCGAGATTATTTTGAAAGCAAAAAAGATATACTTAAAGATTTGATAAGCCAAGAGACACAAAATAAAGCAGGTACAGCAGAGGTTAAAAAAAAGGTGACAGCGTAg
- the LOC137253577 gene encoding uncharacterized protein isoform X3, which yields MLIQIVRIAVINIIKATTPAKEPVSCQRFSLDLEEDLQTLLEARAAPRVANVDQHESNVAVSGNAMNKIFEMEDENKSNNANTIKRIPYNNKRTSDESFMALEKMCDKTASDPDSTLFKYIHSENKDMVKEDAKKRSADGNSVIMISG from the exons atgttaatacaaattgtgcgtattgcggtgataaacatcat aaaggctacaacgcctgctaaagagccggtatcttgccaacgctttagcttggatttagaggaggatctacaaactttgctagaagcacgcgcagctcctcgtgtagcgaatgtggatcaacacgagagtaacgttgctgttagcggaaatgcaatgaacaaaatatttgaaatggaggatgaaaataaatccaacaatgcAAACACTATAAAGAGGATTCCTTATAATAATAAACGTACGTCTGATGAAAGTTTTAtggctttggaaaaaatgtgtgataaaacagcatccgatcctgacagcacactatttaagtacatacatagcgaGAACAAGGATATGGTTAAAGAAGATGCTAAAAAGCGCAGCGCCGATGGAAATTCGGTAATAATGATTTCAGGATGA